The Streptomyces sp. NBC_00691 genome has a segment encoding these proteins:
- a CDS encoding flavoprotein, producing MGIRNSPESTGKRILIGATGSIAVTGLPAYVAAMRRQIEGSTFTVLMTHTATSFLSPESVALFAERVVSGESPADWPTDKPSRLAADHDILAVLPATAHTLASAAAGAAPNRLLTVALSVDYPVIHFPVMGARMWHKPAVRRNIARIREDGGLVNEPEWHDGFDPTTGTVSRHPALPAPEAVATVIEDLLAKRRPSS from the coding sequence ATGGGAATTCGAAACTCCCCGGAGTCGACCGGGAAACGCATACTCATCGGTGCCACCGGGTCCATCGCGGTGACCGGACTTCCGGCGTATGTCGCGGCGATGCGCCGGCAGATCGAGGGCAGCACGTTCACCGTTCTGATGACCCACACGGCGACCTCCTTCCTTTCCCCGGAGAGCGTCGCGCTCTTCGCCGAAAGGGTGGTGAGCGGGGAATCCCCGGCGGACTGGCCGACCGACAAGCCCTCCCGGCTCGCCGCCGACCACGACATCCTCGCGGTGCTGCCGGCCACCGCCCACACGCTCGCGTCGGCCGCCGCCGGCGCCGCGCCCAACCGGCTGCTGACGGTCGCGCTGTCGGTGGACTACCCGGTGATCCACTTCCCGGTGATGGGCGCCAGGATGTGGCACAAGCCGGCCGTGCGGCGGAACATCGCGCGGATCCGTGAGGACGGCGGTCTCGTCAACGAGCCGGAGTGGCACGACGGGTTCGACCCGACCACGGGAACGGTCAGCCGGCACCCGGCCCTGCCCGCGCCGGAGGCCGTGGCCACGGTGATCGAGGACCTGCTGGCCAAGCGGCGGCCGTCGTCCTGA
- a CDS encoding RidA family protein: MAVENIDPPGLTKPYGWRQLAVGTGSRVIFLSGQTPRTADGEPVGMGDLAAQTEQVYLNIATGLAAAGATFDDVVKLTIYAVDWSLDKWDAITAGAERAAAKIGADIVRPTTLVGVTTLAEPDFLIEIEATAIAE, encoded by the coding sequence ATGGCCGTCGAGAACATCGACCCGCCCGGACTCACCAAGCCCTACGGCTGGCGGCAGCTGGCGGTCGGCACCGGAAGCCGCGTCATCTTCCTGAGCGGCCAGACCCCGCGCACCGCCGACGGCGAGCCGGTCGGCATGGGCGACCTGGCGGCGCAGACCGAGCAGGTCTACCTCAACATCGCCACCGGTCTCGCGGCGGCCGGCGCCACCTTCGACGACGTGGTGAAGCTGACCATCTACGCGGTGGACTGGTCGCTGGACAAGTGGGACGCGATCACGGCGGGCGCCGAGCGCGCGGCCGCCAAGATCGGTGCCGACATCGTCCGGCCGACCACGCTCGTCGGGGTCACCACCCTCGCCGAACCCGACTTCCTGATCGAGATCGAGGCCACGGCGATCGCGGAGTAA